One Vigna unguiculata cultivar IT97K-499-35 chromosome 11, ASM411807v1, whole genome shotgun sequence DNA window includes the following coding sequences:
- the LOC114170639 gene encoding protein MAIN-LIKE 1-like — MIKNHGNGDMVRTRGNISRRGSNDAPESSRHGAARKRPTASARRRGQHEANVVEDDIVENEVPDVHREDEQVIDNDGGGFPGGPYDTSLLTQYQDHVARMIWDGQDRAVKVVSHIKKVKKLGRPHPAVAPFVLASGLSPLCDILYEYIDLGLVLGFVERWHPETNTFHLPIGEMTITLDDVSSLLHLSISGNFCSTENLEYEDSVQILTTLLGVDRAMACVELNQSRGAQVRLSWLRDLYHSCCENELWEFAARAYLLHLVGCTIFANKSATYVRTHYLELFRDLSTCRTYGWRVAALVHLYEQLRDASFANTKQLAGYLPLLQAWIYEHFPTLGRKQVRDTYVETEPRALRYVTGRAISAIADVRVQLDGLTYDGMIWNPYVAHRAARQLVTHSMFSGFLRVGTVVQRHLPERVLRQFGFIQPIPRPPSSVPMMDFEAIDDRWKKHEQFVVHQVVQAPAPFSCSDGYLQWFRRVSHPYILRGAEADRPSLVLVPRLRRNLPDDITVQRTSPSSSSSGLLICHTFSC, encoded by the exons ATATGGTGAGGACACGAGGAAATATATCTAGACGTGGTTCAAATGATGCACCCGAGAGTTCCAGACACGGTGCTGCACGAAAGAGACCGACAGCATCGGCTCGTAGAAGGGGTCAGCATGAGGCTAATGTCGTTGAGGATGACATTGTTGAGAATGAGGTTCCTGACGTTCATCGGGAGGACGAGCAGGTCATTGATAACGATGGTGGAGGATTTCCTGGTGGGCCGTATGATACATCTTTATTGACGCAGTACCAGGATCATGTTGCACGCATGATATGGGATGGTCAG GATCGAGCTGTGAAAGTGGTCTcccatattaaaaaagttaagaaattagGACGTCCTCACCCTGCTGTTGCACCTTTTGTGTTAGCTTCTGGATTATCGCCTTTGTgcgatattttatatgaatatatcgATCTTGGGTTAGTATTGGGTTTCGTGGAGAGATGGCATCCCGAGACTAATACTTTTCATTTACCCATTGGGGAGATGACCATCACTTTGGATGACGTATCGTCACTTCTCCATCTTTCCATCAGTGGAAACTTTTGCTCCACTGAAAATCTGGAATATGAAGATTCTGTTCAGATTTTGACGACACTTCTTGGTGTTGACCGGGCCATGGCATGTGTGGAGCTGAATCAAAGTCGGGGTGCACAGGTCCGACTGAGCTGGTTGAGAGACTTGTATCACAGTTGTTGTGAAAACGAGCTGTGGGAGTTTGCTGCACGTGCATATCTTTTGCACCTTGTAGGGTGCACTATATTTGCTAACAAAAGCGCCACCTATGTTCGTACACATTATCTCGAGCTATTTAGAGATCTTTCCACATGTCGTACATATGGTTGGAGAGTTGCTGCTCTTGTCCACTTATATGAGCAGCTAAGAGATGCCAGCTTTGCAAATACAAAGCAATTAGCTGGATATCTACCTCTTCTGCAG GCTTGGATATACGAGCACTTCCCTACATTGGGAAGGAAGCAAGTACGGGATACATATGTGGAGACCGAACCCCGTGCTCTACGTTATGTCACTGGACGCGCCATTTCCGCTATAGCTGATGTTAGAGTCCAGTTGGATGGCTTGACATATGATGGGATGATTTGGAACCCATATGTAGCACACAGAGCTGCACGACAACTGGTAACACATAGCATGTTTTCTGGCTTCCTGAGGGTTGGGACCGTCGTACAACGTCATTTGCCTGAGCGTGTGTTGCGACAATTTGGCTTCATCCAGCCTATTCCACGACCGCCTAGTTCGGTTCCCATGATGGACTTTGAGGCTATTGATGATCGGTGGAAAAAGCACGAGCAGTTTGTTGTACATCAAGTGGTCCAAGCACCAGCTCCCTTTTCATGTTCGGATGGATATTTGCAGTGGTTTAGGAGAGTCTCTCATCCATACATTTTACGTGGAGCTGAGGCCGACCGACCTAGCCTTGTGCTTGTGCCCCGACTTCGTCGGAATTTGCCAGATGACATAACAGTTCAGAGGACGTCACCGTCATCATCTTCCAGTGGTTTATTGATATGTCACACATTTAGTTGTTAA
- the LOC114170021 gene encoding uncharacterized protein LOC114170021, which produces MGDLCSCWDGIHNVIILQHNEIKASFERSINLISDSYKALSYRRLVGNISRCALELLAPELERVKKIGFDSSRCGCILRQTYGLPCACELARYDPGIIPLQEIHVMWTRLSFSNVSSSQSEGQLSIQREVDLLLNLFKEVDIAGKVTIKHKLLDIVSPSMTSMLPPPSKVKTKGAAKSHRSKKSTKRDPSYFEHVDAFIESSTQDTFVAKTENKVKSKRVIEEKVIPMLEQFNPVFHPYILDVVDVVADGHCGYRCIAALLGMGEESWPLIRHDLYKELSQWRDEYATLVGDYDRLEELRKSLLVQSPSGANRDKWMTIPDMGYAIANRYNVILVCLSSVQNLTIFPLRTSPPTSQSQHRLICIGHVYNSHFVQVRLQEGCPLPTVDIISSSNCYPKAKGWASFYRDRMQAFLDLHIVDRSYVDLMED; this is translated from the exons ATGGGAGACCTTTGTTCGTGTTGGGATGGAATTCACAACGTTATTATCTTGCAACACAACGAAATTAAGGCGTCTTTTGAAAGAAGTATAAATCTGATCAGTGACTCTTACAAGGCATTGAGTTATAGAAGATTAGTGGGTAATATTTCTAGATGTGCCTTAGAACTCCTTGCTCCAGAATTGGAAAGAGTAAAGAAGATTGGATTCGATAGTAGTCGTTGTGGCTGCATTCTCAGACAAACTTATGGTCTACCATGTGCGTGTGAATTAGCACGATATGATCCTGGGATTATTCCTCTCCAAGAAATTCATGTCATGTGGACTAGGTTGAGCTTCTCCAATGTCTCGTCTTCACAATCTGAAGGGCAATTATCTATTCAGAGGGAGGTTGATCTACTGcttaatcttttcaaagaagttgATATTGCAGGAAAAGTgaccataaaacataaattacttgaCATAGTTAGCCCTTCCATGACATCGATGTTACCACCACCGAGTAAAGTTAAGACGAAAGGTGCAGCTAAGAGTCATAGATCAAAGAAGTCAACCAAACGTGATCCCTCCTATTTTGAGCATGTGGACGCCTTCATAGAGTCCTCAACACAAGACACATTTGTtgcaaaaacagaaaacaaggTGAAGAGCAAACGTGTAATTGAAGAGAAAGTAATACCCATGCTAGAACAGTTCAATCCTGTTTTTCATCCATATATACTCGATGTTGTCGATGTTGTGGCGGACGGTCATTGTGGATATAGATGCATTGCTGCATTGTTGGGTATGGGTGAGGAGTCGTGGCCTCTAATAAGACATGATCTATACAAAGAACTTAGCCAATGGCGAGATGAATATGCAACGTTAGTTGGAGACTATGATCGTCTGGAAGAACTGAGAAAGTCTTTGCTAGTTCAATCACCATCAGGG gCTAATCGAGACAAGTGGATGACTATACCAGACATGGGGTATGCGATTGCTAATCGGTATAATGTAATCCTCGTGTGCTTGTCATCAGTTCAGAATTTGACTATATTCCCACTTCGTACATCCCCACCTACTTCGCAAAGTCAACATCGACTAATTTGTATCGGACATGTTTACAATTCTCATTTTGTTCag GTTCGTCTACAAGAAGGCTGTCCATTACCGACAGTGGATATCATATCATCTAGCAATTGTTACCCAAAGGCAAAAGGGTGGGCATCATTTTATAGAGATAGGATGCAAGCATTCCTAGATTTACACATAGTGGATCGTAGTTATGTAGATCTCATGGAAGACTGA